One part of the Astatotilapia calliptera chromosome 9, fAstCal1.2, whole genome shotgun sequence genome encodes these proteins:
- the mybl1 gene encoding myb-related protein A isoform X5, which produces MDNVKSRSNDEDEELQSTDPESKEKSKDKKTLCKVKWSRDEDEKLKKLVEQHGTDSWKLIATLFPGRTDGQCQHRWQKVLNPELVKGPWTKEEDQKVIDLVHKYGPKRWSVIAKHLQGRIGKQCRERWHNHLNPEVKKSSWTQEEDRIIYEAHKRLGNRWAEISKLLPGRTDNSIKNHWNSTMKRKVEHEGYLQDGCKTSSANGKRRHNRQCPATPTEPQHCDRSPVAMTASNQTGGFPFEPHGGHMMDSLPENSSFISSLEQYPAWPDSVSDDTLTTSSSSLEEQAERRPWEGPEIPQGAPAPLPVSPSKFLAVEASTVLSTLQTIPEFAETMELIDSMCFALQDPVAWNEVASFDLSETATPSRHNQAAYSTILQESTMYNSVNYPVNAATTDLGQDRNCAPFGVGDLTSLTPINSSKPTQASTGRKRRRERGEPSPLCDKTCSSFLENISNSPKKTPIKTLPFTPSRFCNISVPEHLNLENPALTSTPVCGQRCLLNTPLQKDTTPKHQKENDGSRTPKFCKTVMTPTPRTPTPFKNALAAQEKMHGPLKREPQPLAFLEEDIREVLKQETGTDIFNRADLQPDYRVWKHNMDGPARKVRKSLVLDPWGKESINTELFQDQLDDAQNAMLQVSDEGLLTSSSLVSPISERDECGHSVTSGKDELSLGVAVHTQHFTSPRTKKLPTSNKATKHNTAQVSEWEAVVYGKTQDQLIMTEQARQYLNPYPPSTSVSRALVL; this is translated from the exons ATGGACAACGTGAAATCACGCAG caatgatgaggatgaagagCTGCAGTCCACAGATCCAGAGAGTAAAGAGAAGAGCAAAGATAAAAAGACACTGTGCAAAGTAAAGTGGTCACGAGATGAG gatgaaaagctgaaaaagctTGTTGAGCAGCACGGAACAGACTCCTGGAAATTAATAGCTACCCTTTTTCCA GGGAGGACAGATGGCCAGTGTCAGCACCGGTGGCAGAAGGTGCTCAATCCAGAGCTAGTGAAAGGACCATGGACAAAGGAGGAGGATCAAAAG GTTATTGACCTCGTACATAAATATGGTCCCAAGCGCTGGTCAGTGATTGCGAAGCACCTCCAGGGAAGAATCGGAAAGCAGTGCCGTGAACGCTGGCACAACCACCTCAACCCAGAAGTTAAGAAGTCTTCATGGACTCAGGAAGAGGATCGAAtcatctatgaagcccacaaacGCCTTGGCAACCGCTGGGCTGAGATCTCTAAGCTTCTTCCTGGACG AACGGACAACTCCATCAAGAACCACTGGAATTCCACCATGAAGAGAAAAGTGGAGCATGAGGGGTACCTGCAAGATGGCTGCAAGACTTCCTCTGCTAATGGGAAGAGACGCCACAACAGGCAGTGTCCTGCAACTCCAACAGAGCCCCAGCACTGTGACCGCAGCCCTGTGGCTATGACAGCATCAAACCAG ACGGGTGGTTTTCCATTTGAGCCTCATGGTGGGCACATGATGGACAGTCTTCCTGAAAATTCAAGCTTCATATCA AGTTTGGAGCAGTACCCAGCATGGCCAGACAGTGTGTCAGATGACACGCTAACCACGAGTAGCAGTAGCCTGGAAGAACAAGCAGAGAGAAGACCCTGGGAGGGCCCTGAGATCCCGCAGGGAGCTCCAGCACCGCTTCCTGTCTCGCCCAGCAAGTTCCTGGCTGTAGAGGCCAGCACAGTGCTGTCCACCCTGCAGACCATACCAGAATTTGCAGAGACCATGGAGCTTATTGATTCA ATGTGTTTTGCTCTGCAGGATCCTGTCGCATGGAACGAAGTGGCCAGTTTTGATTTGTCAGAGACGGCGACGCCGTCCAGGCACAACCAGGCAGCCTATAGCACTATCTTGCAAGAGAGCACCATGTACAATTCAGTGAATTACCCAGTCAACGCTGCCACTACCGACTTAGGCCAAGACAGGAACTGTGCTCCATTTGGTGTGGGAGATCTTACATCCCTGACTCCCATTAACTCATCCAAACCCACCCAGGCTTCCactgggaggaagaggagaagagagaggggggaacCATCTCCTTTGTGTGACAAGACTTGCTCTTCCTTCTtggaaaatatttcaaattctCCCAAGAAAACACCTATAAAGACACTGCCATTTACCCCGTCACGA TTCTGCAACATATCAGTGCCAGAGCATCTCAATCTGGAAAACCCCGCCCTCACCTCAACTCCTGTGTGCGGTCAGAGGTGTCTGCTCAACACACCCCTTCAAAAAGATACCACACCTAAACACCAGAAAGAGAATGATGG TTCCAGGACTCCTAAATTCTGCAAAACAGTCATGACTCCAACTCCGAGGACACCCACTCCTTTCAAAAATGCTTTGGCTGCCCAGGAGAAAATGCACGGGCCACTAAAGAGAGAG ccacagcctTTGGCCTTTCTCGAAGAAGACATTCGAGAAGTTCTAAAGCAAGAGACCGGAACAGACATCTTCAACAGAGCAGACTTACAGCCAGATTACAGAGTGTGGAAACATAAC ATGGATGGCCCAGCTAGAAAAGTGCGCAAGTCTCTTGTCCTGGACCCTTGGGGCAAAGAAAGCATTAATACTGAACTTTTCCAAGACCAGCTCGACGATGCACAG AATGCCATGTTGCAGGTGTCAGATGAAGGTCTACTGACAAGCTCTTCATTGGTTTCTCCGATCTCCGAGAGAGACGAGTGTGGCCATTCTGTGACTTCTGGGAAAGATGAGCTCTCATTAGGAGTCGCCGTTCATACTCAACACTTTACTAGCCCTCGGACGAAGAAGCTTCCGACCTctaacaaagcaacaaaacacaacactgcACAG GTGAGTGAGTGGGAAGCAGTGGTTTATGGAAAGACGCAGGACCAACTGATCATGACAGAACAGGCTCGTCAGTACCTGAATCCCTACCCACCGTCCACCTCTGTCTCAAGGGCGCTTGTGCTTTAA
- the mybl1 gene encoding myb-related protein A isoform X2, producing MDNVKSRSNDEDEELQSTDPESKEKSKDKKTLCKVKWSRDEDEKLKKLVEQHGTDSWKLIATLFPGRTDGQCQHRWQKVLNPELVKGPWTKEEDQKVIDLVHKYGPKRWSVIAKHLQGRIGKQCRERWHNHLNPEVKKSSWTQEEDRIIYEAHKRLGNRWAEISKLLPGRTDNSIKNHWNSTMKRKVEHEGYLQDGCKTSSANGKRRHNRQCPATPTEPQHCDRSPVAMTASNQTGGFPFEPHGGHMMDSLPENSSFISPSCLDDPDREQRIKELELLLMSAESEVHQQVQCRGSCSLEQYPAWPDSVSDDTLTTSSSSLEEQAERRPWEGPEIPQGAPAPLPVSPSKFLAVEASTVLSTLQTIPEFAETMELIDSMCFALQDPVAWNEVASFDLSETATPSRHNQAAYSTILQESTMYNSVNYPVNAATTDLGQDRNCAPFGVGDLTSLTPINSSKPTQASTGRKRRRERGEPSPLCDKTCSSFLENISNSPKKTPIKTLPFTPSRFCNISVPEHLNLENPALTSTPVCGQRCLLNTPLQKDTTPKHQKENDGSRTPKFCKTVMTPTPRTPTPFKNALAAQEKMHGPLKREPQPLAFLEEDIREVLKQETGTDIFNRADLQPDYRVWKHNMDGPARKVRKSLVLDPWGKESINTELFQDQLDDAQVSDEGLLTSSSLVSPISERDECGHSVTSGKDELSLGVAVHTQHFTSPRTKKLPTSNKATKHNTAQVSEWEAVVYGKTQDQLIMTEQARQYLNPYPPSTSVSRALVL from the exons ATGGACAACGTGAAATCACGCAG caatgatgaggatgaagagCTGCAGTCCACAGATCCAGAGAGTAAAGAGAAGAGCAAAGATAAAAAGACACTGTGCAAAGTAAAGTGGTCACGAGATGAG gatgaaaagctgaaaaagctTGTTGAGCAGCACGGAACAGACTCCTGGAAATTAATAGCTACCCTTTTTCCA GGGAGGACAGATGGCCAGTGTCAGCACCGGTGGCAGAAGGTGCTCAATCCAGAGCTAGTGAAAGGACCATGGACAAAGGAGGAGGATCAAAAG GTTATTGACCTCGTACATAAATATGGTCCCAAGCGCTGGTCAGTGATTGCGAAGCACCTCCAGGGAAGAATCGGAAAGCAGTGCCGTGAACGCTGGCACAACCACCTCAACCCAGAAGTTAAGAAGTCTTCATGGACTCAGGAAGAGGATCGAAtcatctatgaagcccacaaacGCCTTGGCAACCGCTGGGCTGAGATCTCTAAGCTTCTTCCTGGACG AACGGACAACTCCATCAAGAACCACTGGAATTCCACCATGAAGAGAAAAGTGGAGCATGAGGGGTACCTGCAAGATGGCTGCAAGACTTCCTCTGCTAATGGGAAGAGACGCCACAACAGGCAGTGTCCTGCAACTCCAACAGAGCCCCAGCACTGTGACCGCAGCCCTGTGGCTATGACAGCATCAAACCAG ACGGGTGGTTTTCCATTTGAGCCTCATGGTGGGCACATGATGGACAGTCTTCCTGAAAATTCAAGCTTCATATCA CCATCCTGCCTGGATGATCCTGACAGAGAGCAAAGAATTAAGGAGCTTGAACTGCTGCTTATGTCAGCAGAGAGTGAAGTCCACCAACAAGTGCAGTGCAGAGGTTCATGT AGTTTGGAGCAGTACCCAGCATGGCCAGACAGTGTGTCAGATGACACGCTAACCACGAGTAGCAGTAGCCTGGAAGAACAAGCAGAGAGAAGACCCTGGGAGGGCCCTGAGATCCCGCAGGGAGCTCCAGCACCGCTTCCTGTCTCGCCCAGCAAGTTCCTGGCTGTAGAGGCCAGCACAGTGCTGTCCACCCTGCAGACCATACCAGAATTTGCAGAGACCATGGAGCTTATTGATTCA ATGTGTTTTGCTCTGCAGGATCCTGTCGCATGGAACGAAGTGGCCAGTTTTGATTTGTCAGAGACGGCGACGCCGTCCAGGCACAACCAGGCAGCCTATAGCACTATCTTGCAAGAGAGCACCATGTACAATTCAGTGAATTACCCAGTCAACGCTGCCACTACCGACTTAGGCCAAGACAGGAACTGTGCTCCATTTGGTGTGGGAGATCTTACATCCCTGACTCCCATTAACTCATCCAAACCCACCCAGGCTTCCactgggaggaagaggagaagagagaggggggaacCATCTCCTTTGTGTGACAAGACTTGCTCTTCCTTCTtggaaaatatttcaaattctCCCAAGAAAACACCTATAAAGACACTGCCATTTACCCCGTCACGA TTCTGCAACATATCAGTGCCAGAGCATCTCAATCTGGAAAACCCCGCCCTCACCTCAACTCCTGTGTGCGGTCAGAGGTGTCTGCTCAACACACCCCTTCAAAAAGATACCACACCTAAACACCAGAAAGAGAATGATGG TTCCAGGACTCCTAAATTCTGCAAAACAGTCATGACTCCAACTCCGAGGACACCCACTCCTTTCAAAAATGCTTTGGCTGCCCAGGAGAAAATGCACGGGCCACTAAAGAGAGAG ccacagcctTTGGCCTTTCTCGAAGAAGACATTCGAGAAGTTCTAAAGCAAGAGACCGGAACAGACATCTTCAACAGAGCAGACTTACAGCCAGATTACAGAGTGTGGAAACATAAC ATGGATGGCCCAGCTAGAAAAGTGCGCAAGTCTCTTGTCCTGGACCCTTGGGGCAAAGAAAGCATTAATACTGAACTTTTCCAAGACCAGCTCGACGATGCACAG GTGTCAGATGAAGGTCTACTGACAAGCTCTTCATTGGTTTCTCCGATCTCCGAGAGAGACGAGTGTGGCCATTCTGTGACTTCTGGGAAAGATGAGCTCTCATTAGGAGTCGCCGTTCATACTCAACACTTTACTAGCCCTCGGACGAAGAAGCTTCCGACCTctaacaaagcaacaaaacacaacactgcACAG GTGAGTGAGTGGGAAGCAGTGGTTTATGGAAAGACGCAGGACCAACTGATCATGACAGAACAGGCTCGTCAGTACCTGAATCCCTACCCACCGTCCACCTCTGTCTCAAGGGCGCTTGTGCTTTAA
- the mybl1 gene encoding myb-related protein A isoform X1, with translation MDNVKSRSNDEDEELQSTDPESKEKSKDKKTLCKVKWSRDEDEKLKKLVEQHGTDSWKLIATLFPGRTDGQCQHRWQKVLNPELVKGPWTKEEDQKVIDLVHKYGPKRWSVIAKHLQGRIGKQCRERWHNHLNPEVKKSSWTQEEDRIIYEAHKRLGNRWAEISKLLPGRTDNSIKNHWNSTMKRKVEHEGYLQDGCKTSSANGKRRHNRQCPATPTEPQHCDRSPVAMTASNQTGGFPFEPHGGHMMDSLPENSSFISPSCLDDPDREQRIKELELLLMSAESEVHQQVQCRGSCSLEQYPAWPDSVSDDTLTTSSSSLEEQAERRPWEGPEIPQGAPAPLPVSPSKFLAVEASTVLSTLQTIPEFAETMELIDSMCFALQDPVAWNEVASFDLSETATPSRHNQAAYSTILQESTMYNSVNYPVNAATTDLGQDRNCAPFGVGDLTSLTPINSSKPTQASTGRKRRRERGEPSPLCDKTCSSFLENISNSPKKTPIKTLPFTPSRFCNISVPEHLNLENPALTSTPVCGQRCLLNTPLQKDTTPKHQKENDGSRTPKFCKTVMTPTPRTPTPFKNALAAQEKMHGPLKREPQPLAFLEEDIREVLKQETGTDIFNRADLQPDYRVWKHNMDGPARKVRKSLVLDPWGKESINTELFQDQLDDAQNAMLQVSDEGLLTSSSLVSPISERDECGHSVTSGKDELSLGVAVHTQHFTSPRTKKLPTSNKATKHNTAQVSEWEAVVYGKTQDQLIMTEQARQYLNPYPPSTSVSRALVL, from the exons ATGGACAACGTGAAATCACGCAG caatgatgaggatgaagagCTGCAGTCCACAGATCCAGAGAGTAAAGAGAAGAGCAAAGATAAAAAGACACTGTGCAAAGTAAAGTGGTCACGAGATGAG gatgaaaagctgaaaaagctTGTTGAGCAGCACGGAACAGACTCCTGGAAATTAATAGCTACCCTTTTTCCA GGGAGGACAGATGGCCAGTGTCAGCACCGGTGGCAGAAGGTGCTCAATCCAGAGCTAGTGAAAGGACCATGGACAAAGGAGGAGGATCAAAAG GTTATTGACCTCGTACATAAATATGGTCCCAAGCGCTGGTCAGTGATTGCGAAGCACCTCCAGGGAAGAATCGGAAAGCAGTGCCGTGAACGCTGGCACAACCACCTCAACCCAGAAGTTAAGAAGTCTTCATGGACTCAGGAAGAGGATCGAAtcatctatgaagcccacaaacGCCTTGGCAACCGCTGGGCTGAGATCTCTAAGCTTCTTCCTGGACG AACGGACAACTCCATCAAGAACCACTGGAATTCCACCATGAAGAGAAAAGTGGAGCATGAGGGGTACCTGCAAGATGGCTGCAAGACTTCCTCTGCTAATGGGAAGAGACGCCACAACAGGCAGTGTCCTGCAACTCCAACAGAGCCCCAGCACTGTGACCGCAGCCCTGTGGCTATGACAGCATCAAACCAG ACGGGTGGTTTTCCATTTGAGCCTCATGGTGGGCACATGATGGACAGTCTTCCTGAAAATTCAAGCTTCATATCA CCATCCTGCCTGGATGATCCTGACAGAGAGCAAAGAATTAAGGAGCTTGAACTGCTGCTTATGTCAGCAGAGAGTGAAGTCCACCAACAAGTGCAGTGCAGAGGTTCATGT AGTTTGGAGCAGTACCCAGCATGGCCAGACAGTGTGTCAGATGACACGCTAACCACGAGTAGCAGTAGCCTGGAAGAACAAGCAGAGAGAAGACCCTGGGAGGGCCCTGAGATCCCGCAGGGAGCTCCAGCACCGCTTCCTGTCTCGCCCAGCAAGTTCCTGGCTGTAGAGGCCAGCACAGTGCTGTCCACCCTGCAGACCATACCAGAATTTGCAGAGACCATGGAGCTTATTGATTCA ATGTGTTTTGCTCTGCAGGATCCTGTCGCATGGAACGAAGTGGCCAGTTTTGATTTGTCAGAGACGGCGACGCCGTCCAGGCACAACCAGGCAGCCTATAGCACTATCTTGCAAGAGAGCACCATGTACAATTCAGTGAATTACCCAGTCAACGCTGCCACTACCGACTTAGGCCAAGACAGGAACTGTGCTCCATTTGGTGTGGGAGATCTTACATCCCTGACTCCCATTAACTCATCCAAACCCACCCAGGCTTCCactgggaggaagaggagaagagagaggggggaacCATCTCCTTTGTGTGACAAGACTTGCTCTTCCTTCTtggaaaatatttcaaattctCCCAAGAAAACACCTATAAAGACACTGCCATTTACCCCGTCACGA TTCTGCAACATATCAGTGCCAGAGCATCTCAATCTGGAAAACCCCGCCCTCACCTCAACTCCTGTGTGCGGTCAGAGGTGTCTGCTCAACACACCCCTTCAAAAAGATACCACACCTAAACACCAGAAAGAGAATGATGG TTCCAGGACTCCTAAATTCTGCAAAACAGTCATGACTCCAACTCCGAGGACACCCACTCCTTTCAAAAATGCTTTGGCTGCCCAGGAGAAAATGCACGGGCCACTAAAGAGAGAG ccacagcctTTGGCCTTTCTCGAAGAAGACATTCGAGAAGTTCTAAAGCAAGAGACCGGAACAGACATCTTCAACAGAGCAGACTTACAGCCAGATTACAGAGTGTGGAAACATAAC ATGGATGGCCCAGCTAGAAAAGTGCGCAAGTCTCTTGTCCTGGACCCTTGGGGCAAAGAAAGCATTAATACTGAACTTTTCCAAGACCAGCTCGACGATGCACAG AATGCCATGTTGCAGGTGTCAGATGAAGGTCTACTGACAAGCTCTTCATTGGTTTCTCCGATCTCCGAGAGAGACGAGTGTGGCCATTCTGTGACTTCTGGGAAAGATGAGCTCTCATTAGGAGTCGCCGTTCATACTCAACACTTTACTAGCCCTCGGACGAAGAAGCTTCCGACCTctaacaaagcaacaaaacacaacactgcACAG GTGAGTGAGTGGGAAGCAGTGGTTTATGGAAAGACGCAGGACCAACTGATCATGACAGAACAGGCTCGTCAGTACCTGAATCCCTACCCACCGTCCACCTCTGTCTCAAGGGCGCTTGTGCTTTAA
- the mybl1 gene encoding myb-related protein A isoform X3 — MDNVKSRSNDEDEELQSTDPESKEKSKDKKTLCKVKWSRDEDEKLKKLVEQHGTDSWKLIATLFPGRTDGQCQHRWQKVLNPELVKGPWTKEEDQKVIDLVHKYGPKRWSVIAKHLQGRIGKQCRERWHNHLNPEVKKSSWTQEEDRIIYEAHKRLGNRWAEISKLLPGRTDNSIKNHWNSTMKRKVEHEGYLQDGCKTSSANGKRRHNRQCPATPTEPQHCDRSPVAMTASNQTGGFPFEPHGGHMMDSLPENSSFISPSCLDDPDREQRIKELELLLMSAESEVHQQVQCRGSCSLEQYPAWPDSVSDDTLTTSSSSLEEQAERRPWEGPEIPQGAPAPLPVSPSKFLAVEASTVLSTLQTIPEFAETMELIDSDPVAWNEVASFDLSETATPSRHNQAAYSTILQESTMYNSVNYPVNAATTDLGQDRNCAPFGVGDLTSLTPINSSKPTQASTGRKRRRERGEPSPLCDKTCSSFLENISNSPKKTPIKTLPFTPSRFCNISVPEHLNLENPALTSTPVCGQRCLLNTPLQKDTTPKHQKENDGSRTPKFCKTVMTPTPRTPTPFKNALAAQEKMHGPLKREPQPLAFLEEDIREVLKQETGTDIFNRADLQPDYRVWKHNMDGPARKVRKSLVLDPWGKESINTELFQDQLDDAQNAMLQVSDEGLLTSSSLVSPISERDECGHSVTSGKDELSLGVAVHTQHFTSPRTKKLPTSNKATKHNTAQVSEWEAVVYGKTQDQLIMTEQARQYLNPYPPSTSVSRALVL, encoded by the exons ATGGACAACGTGAAATCACGCAG caatgatgaggatgaagagCTGCAGTCCACAGATCCAGAGAGTAAAGAGAAGAGCAAAGATAAAAAGACACTGTGCAAAGTAAAGTGGTCACGAGATGAG gatgaaaagctgaaaaagctTGTTGAGCAGCACGGAACAGACTCCTGGAAATTAATAGCTACCCTTTTTCCA GGGAGGACAGATGGCCAGTGTCAGCACCGGTGGCAGAAGGTGCTCAATCCAGAGCTAGTGAAAGGACCATGGACAAAGGAGGAGGATCAAAAG GTTATTGACCTCGTACATAAATATGGTCCCAAGCGCTGGTCAGTGATTGCGAAGCACCTCCAGGGAAGAATCGGAAAGCAGTGCCGTGAACGCTGGCACAACCACCTCAACCCAGAAGTTAAGAAGTCTTCATGGACTCAGGAAGAGGATCGAAtcatctatgaagcccacaaacGCCTTGGCAACCGCTGGGCTGAGATCTCTAAGCTTCTTCCTGGACG AACGGACAACTCCATCAAGAACCACTGGAATTCCACCATGAAGAGAAAAGTGGAGCATGAGGGGTACCTGCAAGATGGCTGCAAGACTTCCTCTGCTAATGGGAAGAGACGCCACAACAGGCAGTGTCCTGCAACTCCAACAGAGCCCCAGCACTGTGACCGCAGCCCTGTGGCTATGACAGCATCAAACCAG ACGGGTGGTTTTCCATTTGAGCCTCATGGTGGGCACATGATGGACAGTCTTCCTGAAAATTCAAGCTTCATATCA CCATCCTGCCTGGATGATCCTGACAGAGAGCAAAGAATTAAGGAGCTTGAACTGCTGCTTATGTCAGCAGAGAGTGAAGTCCACCAACAAGTGCAGTGCAGAGGTTCATGT AGTTTGGAGCAGTACCCAGCATGGCCAGACAGTGTGTCAGATGACACGCTAACCACGAGTAGCAGTAGCCTGGAAGAACAAGCAGAGAGAAGACCCTGGGAGGGCCCTGAGATCCCGCAGGGAGCTCCAGCACCGCTTCCTGTCTCGCCCAGCAAGTTCCTGGCTGTAGAGGCCAGCACAGTGCTGTCCACCCTGCAGACCATACCAGAATTTGCAGAGACCATGGAGCTTATTGATTCA GATCCTGTCGCATGGAACGAAGTGGCCAGTTTTGATTTGTCAGAGACGGCGACGCCGTCCAGGCACAACCAGGCAGCCTATAGCACTATCTTGCAAGAGAGCACCATGTACAATTCAGTGAATTACCCAGTCAACGCTGCCACTACCGACTTAGGCCAAGACAGGAACTGTGCTCCATTTGGTGTGGGAGATCTTACATCCCTGACTCCCATTAACTCATCCAAACCCACCCAGGCTTCCactgggaggaagaggagaagagagaggggggaacCATCTCCTTTGTGTGACAAGACTTGCTCTTCCTTCTtggaaaatatttcaaattctCCCAAGAAAACACCTATAAAGACACTGCCATTTACCCCGTCACGA TTCTGCAACATATCAGTGCCAGAGCATCTCAATCTGGAAAACCCCGCCCTCACCTCAACTCCTGTGTGCGGTCAGAGGTGTCTGCTCAACACACCCCTTCAAAAAGATACCACACCTAAACACCAGAAAGAGAATGATGG TTCCAGGACTCCTAAATTCTGCAAAACAGTCATGACTCCAACTCCGAGGACACCCACTCCTTTCAAAAATGCTTTGGCTGCCCAGGAGAAAATGCACGGGCCACTAAAGAGAGAG ccacagcctTTGGCCTTTCTCGAAGAAGACATTCGAGAAGTTCTAAAGCAAGAGACCGGAACAGACATCTTCAACAGAGCAGACTTACAGCCAGATTACAGAGTGTGGAAACATAAC ATGGATGGCCCAGCTAGAAAAGTGCGCAAGTCTCTTGTCCTGGACCCTTGGGGCAAAGAAAGCATTAATACTGAACTTTTCCAAGACCAGCTCGACGATGCACAG AATGCCATGTTGCAGGTGTCAGATGAAGGTCTACTGACAAGCTCTTCATTGGTTTCTCCGATCTCCGAGAGAGACGAGTGTGGCCATTCTGTGACTTCTGGGAAAGATGAGCTCTCATTAGGAGTCGCCGTTCATACTCAACACTTTACTAGCCCTCGGACGAAGAAGCTTCCGACCTctaacaaagcaacaaaacacaacactgcACAG GTGAGTGAGTGGGAAGCAGTGGTTTATGGAAAGACGCAGGACCAACTGATCATGACAGAACAGGCTCGTCAGTACCTGAATCCCTACCCACCGTCCACCTCTGTCTCAAGGGCGCTTGTGCTTTAA